From a region of the Brevibacterium siliguriense genome:
- a CDS encoding CCA tRNA nucleotidyltransferase, translated as MDPLTAHNRLHDKLDELEHILGPLGQRFSSAGFELALVGGSVRDALLGRPMPDLDFTTDARPDDILRLIADWVDTHWDIGREFGTIGAVKSGVQIEITTYRAEAYEEDSRKPVVAFGTDLDADLVRRDFTIGAMAIRLPSKTFVDPHQGFDDLIAGRIRTPGAAADSFSDDPLRMMRAARFTSQLGLDPVTEVEEAMTAMADRIEIISAERVQVELVKLITGIDPVAGIDLLVRTGVADHVLPEVSGLQLETDEHHRHKDVYQHSLTVLRQAVELENRYAAAQEKAGMADDDPQRLRVPDFTVRFAALMHDVGKPATRRFQPGGAVTFYHHDAVGAKLTAKRMKTLRFDKDTTKAVGRLVELHLRFYGYGDAGWTDSAVRRYVTDAGRLLSRLHILTRADVTTRNKRKADRLAFAYDDLEERIEALAKQEELDSIRPDLDGRQIMAILDIEPSPLVGKAYKHLLELRMEHGPLGPERAEAELRSWWEARGQ; from the coding sequence GTGGATCCGCTGACCGCGCACAACCGACTGCACGACAAGCTCGACGAACTCGAGCACATCCTCGGCCCGCTGGGTCAGAGGTTCTCCTCAGCCGGTTTCGAACTCGCCCTCGTCGGGGGATCCGTGCGTGACGCGCTGCTCGGCCGCCCCATGCCCGACCTCGACTTCACCACCGATGCCCGCCCGGACGACATTCTCCGACTGATCGCCGACTGGGTCGACACGCACTGGGACATCGGACGCGAATTCGGCACCATCGGGGCCGTGAAGTCCGGTGTGCAGATCGAGATCACGACCTACCGCGCCGAAGCCTATGAAGAAGACTCGCGCAAACCGGTGGTCGCCTTCGGCACAGATCTCGACGCCGACCTGGTCCGCCGCGATTTCACGATCGGGGCGATGGCGATCCGCCTGCCCTCGAAGACCTTCGTCGACCCCCACCAGGGATTCGACGACCTCATCGCCGGTCGCATCCGCACCCCCGGGGCGGCCGCGGACTCGTTCTCCGACGATCCGCTGCGGATGATGCGCGCGGCCCGATTCACCTCCCAGCTCGGGCTCGACCCAGTGACCGAGGTGGAAGAGGCGATGACGGCGATGGCCGATCGGATCGAGATCATCTCCGCCGAACGCGTCCAGGTCGAACTCGTCAAGCTCATCACCGGCATCGATCCGGTCGCCGGAATCGACCTGCTGGTGCGCACCGGGGTCGCCGATCATGTCCTGCCCGAGGTGTCCGGACTGCAGCTCGAGACGGATGAGCATCATCGGCACAAGGACGTCTACCAGCATTCGCTGACCGTGCTGCGCCAGGCTGTCGAGCTCGAGAACCGGTACGCCGCTGCTCAGGAGAAAGCCGGGATGGCCGACGACGATCCGCAGCGCCTGCGCGTTCCGGACTTCACCGTCCGCTTCGCAGCGCTCATGCATGATGTCGGCAAACCCGCCACTCGCCGCTTCCAGCCCGGCGGTGCCGTGACCTTCTATCATCACGATGCGGTGGGGGCGAAGCTCACGGCCAAGCGGATGAAGACGCTGCGCTTCGACAAGGACACGACGAAAGCGGTCGGCCGCCTCGTCGAACTGCATCTGCGCTTCTACGGATACGGCGATGCTGGCTGGACTGACTCGGCGGTGCGCCGCTACGTCACGGACGCCGGACGGCTGCTTTCCCGCCTGCACATCCTCACCCGTGCGGACGTGACCACCCGGAACAAGCGGAAGGCCGATCGGCTCGCGTTCGCCTATGACGACCTGGAAGAGCGCATCGAGGCCCTGGCGAAACAGGAGGAACTCGATTCGATCCGTCCGGATCTCGACGGTCGGCAGATCATGGCGATCCTCGATATCGAACCATCGCCGCTGGTGGGTAAGGCGTACAAGCATCTCCTCGAACTGCGGATGGAGCACGGGCCGCTTGGACCCGAACGTGCCGAGGCTGAGCTGCGTTCCTGGTGGGAGGCTCGCGGTCAGTGA
- a CDS encoding AMP-binding protein, which yields MTVTEDFRAARDKLIELRSDYEAAREEFEWPRFDHFNFALDWFDKIAENNDKPALWIVEQDGSEGKWSFAELSARSNQVANHLRRAGIKRGDHVMVMLGNQVELWETMLAGIKLGAVLMPATTQLGPIDLTDRAERGRAEFVVAGAEDAAKFDDVDVEVVRIVVGGEPTRQQDYSYSDADDESTEFDPQGSSRADDLMLLYFTSGTTSKAKMVAHTHVSYPVGHLSTMYWMGLTPGDVHLNVASPGWAKHAWSNIFTPWIAEACVFLFNYSRFDANALMETMDRVGVTSFCAPPTVWRMLIQADLNHLKTPPTKALGAGEPLNPEIIDRVHSDWGVLIRDGFGQTESTLQIGNSPDQELKYGSMGKALPGFDVVLIDPATGEEGDEGEICLRLDPRPIGLTTGYWSNPEKTAEAFEGGVYHTGDVASRDEDGYITYVGRADDVFKASDYRLSPFELESVLIEHEAVAEAAVVPSPDPVRLAVPKAYVVVSSKFEADTETARSILAYCREHLAPYKRIRRLEFAELPKTISGKIRRVELRAREDQLHPFSGEPVVEGNEYADTDFDLKS from the coding sequence ATGACAGTGACCGAGGACTTCCGCGCGGCCCGAGACAAGCTGATCGAGCTCCGCAGCGACTACGAAGCCGCCCGCGAGGAGTTCGAATGGCCCCGCTTCGATCATTTCAACTTCGCACTCGACTGGTTCGACAAGATCGCCGAGAACAACGACAAGCCGGCACTGTGGATCGTCGAACAGGACGGTTCCGAGGGCAAGTGGAGCTTCGCGGAGCTGTCCGCGCGGTCGAACCAGGTGGCGAATCATCTCCGCCGGGCTGGAATCAAGCGCGGCGACCATGTCATGGTCATGCTGGGCAACCAGGTCGAGCTGTGGGAGACGATGCTCGCCGGCATCAAGCTCGGTGCGGTGCTCATGCCCGCCACCACGCAGTTGGGCCCCATCGATCTCACCGACCGTGCTGAGCGCGGTCGCGCCGAGTTCGTCGTCGCCGGCGCCGAGGATGCCGCGAAGTTCGATGATGTCGACGTCGAAGTCGTCCGTATCGTCGTCGGCGGCGAGCCCACCCGCCAGCAGGACTACAGCTACTCCGATGCCGATGATGAGAGCACCGAATTCGACCCTCAGGGCAGTTCGCGCGCTGATGACCTGATGCTGCTCTACTTCACTTCGGGCACCACCTCGAAGGCGAAGATGGTCGCCCACACACATGTCTCCTACCCGGTCGGTCACCTTTCGACGATGTACTGGATGGGTCTGACACCCGGCGATGTCCACCTCAACGTCGCCTCGCCCGGGTGGGCCAAGCACGCCTGGTCGAATATCTTCACCCCGTGGATCGCCGAAGCCTGCGTCTTCCTCTTTAACTACTCGCGCTTCGACGCCAACGCTCTCATGGAGACGATGGACCGAGTGGGAGTGACGAGCTTCTGTGCCCCGCCGACCGTGTGGCGCATGCTCATCCAGGCCGATCTGAACCACCTGAAGACTCCTCCGACGAAAGCCCTCGGTGCCGGTGAGCCACTCAATCCCGAGATCATCGACCGCGTGCACAGCGACTGGGGCGTGCTCATCCGCGATGGCTTCGGTCAGACCGAGTCGACCCTGCAGATCGGCAACTCGCCTGATCAGGAGCTCAAATACGGTTCGATGGGCAAGGCTCTGCCCGGGTTCGACGTCGTGCTCATCGATCCGGCGACTGGTGAGGAAGGCGACGAGGGAGAGATCTGCCTGCGCCTCGATCCCCGTCCCATCGGCCTGACCACCGGATACTGGAGCAACCCGGAGAAGACCGCCGAGGCGTTCGAAGGCGGCGTCTACCACACCGGTGACGTGGCCTCCCGTGATGAGGACGGCTACATCACCTATGTCGGCCGCGCCGACGATGTGTTCAAGGCCAGCGATTACCGGCTCTCCCCTTTCGAGCTCGAAAGCGTACTCATCGAACACGAGGCTGTCGCCGAGGCAGCCGTCGTGCCGTCGCCGGACCCGGTGCGACTGGCCGTGCCCAAGGCGTATGTCGTCGTTTCGAGCAAGTTCGAAGCCGATACCGAGACCGCGCGGTCGATCCTCGCCTACTGCCGCGAGCACCTGGCACCATACAAGCGCATTCGCCGCCTCGAATTCGCCGAGCTGCCGAAGACGATCTCCGGAAAGATCCGTCGCGTCGAGCTGCGGGCCCGCGAAGACCAGCTGCATCCGTTCAGCGGCGAACCCGTCGTCGAGGGCAACGAGTACGCCGACACGGACTTCGATCTCAAGAGCTGA
- a CDS encoding transglycosylase domain-containing protein — protein MAKGQHTAKNIGRNTKNLLNYPRAGVSGWTRFLPSIRILVVGGLSLVIALCVAFAIGYAATDIPEPNLEATGQTSTIYYSDGKTPIGQYKVEDRKSVEIDEISEPMQKAAIAAEDTSFYENRGISIKGLSRAVVGVATNQYAGGGSTITQQYVKNFYLTNEHSLDRKVKEMFISLKIDQQQSKDEILANYLNTIYLGRRSYGVEVAAQNYFDKPASELDVSESALLAAMIQRPGAADPSDNPEAYEDRFNYVVKNMVDEGFITEEQAAKVEMPEVKKQNKESSLSGQKGYMWDFVRREALRKLDIDEAQLDRGGYNIVTTFDKDRMKAAEQAIKTLPQDQPEGMQAGLVSIDPDNGGIEAFYGGKNYLDQAFNASTQSHVQAGSTFKPFALVAGLENGVRLTDSYPGASPTTLNNDGTPWTVNNFGGSSYGPVSLLKATQSSINTAYAALNVQVGPDKTVDVAERAGLSENCTDKEMEAGDTGGCSIGLTPNPSNVLGTPSVKPIDMASAYATFAANGVHHETHSIKKVTKGAEDEEVYKAETKGKRVFDKAVGAETSYALQQVINGGSGSYAQNLGRPAAGKTGTTNENKAAWFSGYTPNLATSVVLYREVDGKSVSIGAYGGRGEVTGGSFPVQVWTDYMQTALQGEKVEQFPARGELPDKPKPKNSNPAPAPKPEPKAPSGSNDGSDGDEEEEPKAPIETPKDDEDKNKDSDSKDDGKDSKDEDGREDNGSSKDSDDGADGGDADSGGSDNDNDDGDTPGGGKDKDTGGSDDKPGGDTGNGSSEDGGLPVIPTPGG, from the coding sequence GTGGCTAAGGGACAACACACAGCCAAGAACATCGGCAGGAATACGAAGAATCTGCTCAACTACCCCAGAGCGGGTGTGAGCGGATGGACTCGCTTCCTGCCGAGCATTCGCATACTCGTTGTCGGCGGGCTCAGCCTCGTCATCGCCCTGTGCGTGGCATTTGCCATCGGATATGCCGCAACGGACATCCCCGAGCCGAACCTCGAGGCCACCGGTCAGACCTCGACGATCTACTACAGCGACGGCAAGACGCCGATCGGCCAGTACAAGGTCGAGGACCGCAAGTCCGTGGAGATCGACGAGATCTCCGAACCCATGCAGAAGGCCGCAATCGCTGCCGAGGACACCTCGTTCTACGAGAACCGCGGCATCTCGATCAAGGGTCTCTCCCGCGCCGTCGTCGGTGTGGCCACGAACCAGTACGCGGGCGGCGGTTCGACGATCACCCAGCAGTACGTGAAGAACTTCTACCTCACGAACGAGCACTCGCTTGATCGCAAGGTCAAGGAGATGTTCATCTCGCTCAAGATCGACCAGCAGCAGTCGAAGGACGAGATCCTCGCGAACTACCTCAACACCATCTACCTCGGCCGCCGGTCCTATGGCGTCGAAGTGGCCGCTCAGAACTACTTCGACAAGCCAGCCTCGGAACTCGACGTCAGCGAATCAGCTCTGCTGGCCGCGATGATCCAGCGCCCCGGTGCAGCCGACCCCTCGGACAATCCCGAGGCATATGAGGACCGCTTCAACTACGTAGTCAAGAACATGGTCGACGAAGGCTTCATCACCGAGGAACAGGCCGCGAAGGTCGAGATGCCCGAAGTGAAGAAGCAGAACAAGGAGTCCTCGCTGTCGGGCCAGAAGGGCTACATGTGGGACTTCGTCCGCCGTGAGGCGCTGCGGAAGCTCGATATCGACGAGGCTCAGCTTGACCGCGGCGGCTACAACATCGTTACGACCTTCGACAAAGATCGGATGAAGGCGGCCGAACAGGCCATCAAGACGCTCCCACAGGACCAGCCCGAAGGCATGCAGGCCGGACTTGTCTCGATCGACCCGGACAACGGCGGAATCGAAGCCTTCTACGGCGGCAAGAACTACCTCGATCAGGCATTCAACGCATCCACACAGAGCCATGTGCAGGCCGGATCGACATTCAAGCCCTTCGCTCTCGTCGCGGGTCTGGAGAACGGCGTTCGACTGACCGACTCGTATCCGGGTGCCAGCCCGACGACGCTGAACAATGACGGCACGCCGTGGACGGTCAACAACTTCGGTGGCTCGAGTTACGGGCCCGTCAGCCTGCTCAAGGCGACGCAGTCCTCGATCAACACCGCTTACGCGGCACTCAATGTACAGGTCGGGCCGGACAAAACCGTCGACGTCGCCGAACGTGCGGGCTTGAGCGAGAACTGCACCGATAAGGAGATGGAAGCAGGGGATACCGGAGGCTGCTCGATCGGCCTGACTCCGAACCCCTCGAATGTGCTCGGTACACCCAGCGTCAAGCCCATTGATATGGCATCGGCCTACGCGACCTTCGCAGCCAATGGCGTCCACCACGAGACTCACTCGATCAAGAAGGTCACGAAGGGCGCCGAGGACGAAGAGGTGTACAAGGCCGAGACCAAGGGCAAGCGTGTCTTCGACAAGGCTGTCGGTGCTGAGACCTCCTACGCGCTGCAGCAGGTCATCAACGGCGGATCGGGCAGCTACGCCCAGAACCTCGGCCGGCCAGCCGCCGGTAAGACTGGTACGACGAACGAGAACAAGGCTGCCTGGTTCTCCGGCTACACTCCGAACCTCGCAACCTCGGTCGTGCTCTACCGTGAGGTCGACGGCAAGTCCGTGTCCATCGGTGCCTACGGCGGACGCGGAGAAGTCACCGGTGGTTCGTTCCCGGTCCAGGTCTGGACGGACTACATGCAGACGGCTCTCCAGGGTGAGAAGGTCGAACAGTTCCCGGCACGCGGCGAACTGCCCGACAAACCCAAGCCGAAGAACTCGAACCCGGCCCCGGCTCCGAAGCCCGAGCCCAAGGCACCGTCGGGCAGCAACGACGGCAGCGACGGGGACGAAGAGGAAGAGCCGAAGGCTCCGATCGAGACTCCGAAGGACGACGAGGACAAGAACAAGGACTCGGACTCCAAGGACGACGGCAAGGACTCGAAGGACGAGGACGGCCGCGAGGACAACGGTTCGTCGAAGGACTCGGACGACGGTGCTGACGGCGGAGACGCCGACAGCGGTGGCTCCGACAACGACAACGACGATGGAGACACTCCTGGCGGCGGTAAGGACAAGGATACGGGCGGATCCGACGATAAACCGGGCGGAGACACCGGAAACGGCAGCAGCGAAGACGGAGGGCTACCTGTAATCCCAACCCCGGGCGGCTGA
- the rpsF gene encoding 30S ribosomal protein S6: protein MRKYELMLILDNDLEERTLADTVNNLIKVVPAENGTVDNVDIWGRRRFAYEIQKKSEGYYVVVDFHAEPATTKELDRQLGLNESVLRTKILRPDAK, encoded by the coding sequence ATGCGTAAGTACGAGCTCATGCTCATTCTTGATAACGACCTCGAAGAGCGGACGCTGGCTGACACCGTGAACAACCTGATCAAGGTTGTCCCGGCTGAGAACGGCACCGTCGACAACGTGGACATCTGGGGACGTCGTCGCTTCGCGTACGAGATCCAGAAGAAGTCTGAAGGCTACTACGTCGTGGTTGATTTCCACGCCGAGCCTGCAACGACCAAGGAACTCGACCGCCAGCTCGGACTCAACGAGTCCGTTCTGCGCACGAAGATCCTCCGCCCGGACGCCAAGTAA
- a CDS encoding single-stranded DNA-binding protein, whose amino-acid sequence MAGETVITVVGNLTSDPELRFTPNGAAVANFTVASTPRIFDRQANEFKDGETLFLRCSVWREMGENVAESLQRGTRVIVQGRLKSRSFETKEGEKRTVMELDVDEVGPSLRRATAQVSKNNPSGGGNFGGGGGFGGGGQQGGFGNQQSSGWGNNPQQGGQRQGGYSQGGNNAPANDPWASSNPQSGNGGWGNPGADEPPF is encoded by the coding sequence ATGGCAGGCGAAACAGTCATCACGGTCGTCGGGAACCTCACCAGCGATCCCGAACTGCGCTTCACACCTAACGGTGCGGCAGTCGCTAACTTCACCGTGGCCTCGACGCCGCGTATCTTCGACCGTCAGGCCAACGAGTTCAAGGACGGGGAAACCCTGTTCCTGCGCTGCTCGGTATGGCGTGAAATGGGAGAGAACGTCGCCGAATCTCTGCAGCGCGGTACGCGGGTCATCGTTCAGGGCCGACTGAAGTCGCGGTCCTTCGAAACCAAGGAAGGCGAGAAGCGCACAGTCATGGAGCTGGACGTCGACGAAGTCGGCCCCAGCCTGCGTCGCGCCACCGCCCAGGTGTCGAAGAACAACCCCAGCGGCGGAGGAAACTTCGGCGGAGGCGGCGGCTTCGGCGGAGGCGGCCAGCAGGGCGGCTTCGGCAACCAGCAGTCCTCCGGCTGGGGCAACAACCCTCAGCAGGGTGGACAGCGCCAGGGCGGTTACAGCCAGGGCGGCAACAACGCACCCGCCAATGATCCGTGGGCATCATCGAACCCGCAGAGCGGCAACGGCGGCTGGGGCAACCCCGGCGCCGATGAACCACCGTTCTGA
- the rpsR gene encoding 30S ribosomal protein S18 has product MAKPEIRKPIKKKANPLKKGEAANIHYKDTATLRKFISDRGKIRARRVTGVTVQEQRVIAKAVKNAREMALLPYSSSAR; this is encoded by the coding sequence ATGGCAAAGCCAGAGATCCGGAAGCCTATCAAGAAGAAGGCTAATCCGCTCAAGAAGGGCGAAGCGGCGAACATCCACTACAAGGACACCGCTACGCTCCGTAAGTTCATTTCCGACCGCGGCAAGATCCGTGCACGTCGCGTCACCGGTGTGACCGTGCAGGAACAGCGCGTCATCGCAAAGGCCGTCAAGAACGCCCGCGAGATGGCACTTCTGCCCTACTCGAGCTCAGCTCGCTGA
- the rplI gene encoding 50S ribosomal protein L9, translated as MPNRKVILNQEVDGLGAAGDVVEVRAGYARNLLLPRGWASAWSAGAEKHIEALRKARRAKQIADHDEAIKVKGELESTTARIDMKAGKNGRLFGAVTPALVAEALQTATGRDFDRRQVALTGHVKTPGSYNAVVRVGDEITAKIKFEVIGKA; from the coding sequence ATGCCTAACCGCAAAGTGATTCTGAACCAGGAAGTCGACGGCCTCGGTGCCGCCGGCGACGTCGTCGAGGTTCGTGCCGGATACGCACGCAACCTGCTTCTGCCTCGTGGCTGGGCTTCTGCCTGGTCCGCCGGCGCTGAGAAGCACATCGAGGCTCTGCGCAAGGCCCGCCGGGCCAAGCAGATCGCCGATCACGACGAAGCCATCAAGGTCAAGGGCGAACTCGAGTCGACCACGGCTCGCATCGACATGAAAGCCGGCAAGAACGGTCGCCTCTTCGGCGCCGTCACCCCTGCTCTCGTGGCCGAGGCCCTCCAGACCGCGACCGGACGCGACTTCGATCGCCGTCAGGTTGCTCTGACCGGTCACGTCAAGACCCCCGGCAGCTACAACGCTGTTGTGCGCGTCGGCGACGAGATCACCGCGAAGATCAAGTTCGAGGTCATCGGCAAGGCCTGA
- a CDS encoding DUF488 domain-containing protein has product MTGRGSAKSPTASAGPADAGLPRLLTVGHSNRELNEFIELLTDTGTEVVVDVRKLPGSTKNPWFNADTLESDLAEVGIELRRLEGLSGRRPVSRTVPVDVNAWWQNRSFHNYADHCLSTAFRTDLETLIGWSTEARCAIMCSEAVWWRCHRRIIADQLLARDLPVMHILGEGHFNPAKLSEGARIETDGTLTYPAAS; this is encoded by the coding sequence ATGACGGGACGGGGCTCCGCGAAATCCCCCACCGCGTCGGCCGGCCCTGCCGACGCCGGTCTGCCGCGTCTGCTGACAGTCGGGCATTCGAATCGTGAACTGAACGAGTTCATCGAACTGCTCACGGACACCGGCACCGAGGTGGTCGTCGACGTCCGCAAGCTGCCTGGTTCGACGAAGAACCCATGGTTCAACGCCGACACACTTGAGAGCGACCTCGCCGAAGTGGGGATCGAATTGCGGCGCCTCGAAGGGCTGAGCGGTCGCCGGCCGGTCAGCCGGACGGTGCCCGTCGACGTCAACGCATGGTGGCAGAACCGCAGCTTCCACAACTATGCCGACCACTGCCTCTCAACGGCATTCCGCACCGACCTCGAAACTCTCATCGGCTGGAGTACGGAGGCGCGCTGCGCGATCATGTGCTCGGAGGCCGTGTGGTGGCGGTGTCACCGGAGGATCATCGCCGATCAGCTGCTCGCCCGGGATCTCCCCGTCATGCATATCCTCGGCGAAGGTCACTTCAATCCGGCGAAGCTGAGCGAAGGCGCCCGGATCGAGACGGACGGCACCCTCACCTATCCCGCTGCCAGCTGA
- a CDS encoding hypervirulence associated TUDOR domain-containing protein, with product MATEYSVGDRVGWNSEAGKVSGRITKVHTADFDYKGHRRHTSAEDPQYEIKSDKTDHIAAHKGSALHLIDDE from the coding sequence ATGGCAACCGAATACTCGGTCGGTGACCGCGTGGGCTGGAACTCCGAGGCCGGGAAGGTCTCCGGTCGTATCACGAAGGTCCACACTGCCGACTTCGACTACAAGGGACATCGTCGCCACACCTCGGCAGAGGACCCGCAGTACGAGATCAAGAGCGACAAGACCGATCACATCGCCGCCCACAAAGGCAGCGCTCTGCATCTCATCGACGACGAATGA
- the argE gene encoding acetylornithine deacetylase, whose translation MPATPADATITEITNLITFDTTSRDTNLPLIDHVEARLQAAGIESRRIPNPEGTKANLLATIPAADGTTTGGIVLSGHTDVVPVDGQEWSSNPFTPEVRDEKLYARGSADMKSFIGVILSRLEALKSAKLSEPIHLAFSYDEEIGCVGAISLVEAITEEGLAPRGCIVGEPSSMRAIRGHKSMNVFRVDFHGVAAHSSLTPEGVNAIAYASEFVAFVHAVAAEFRTEGPFDEAYVVPFTSVTANTFTGGIAVNTIPAEATVQFEFRSLGSVDREALIERFRAEAQRLGRAMAAENEAAGVDFTIEAEAPGCETPADADIVSLAANWGGVATDDKVTYGTEAGLFSEAGIPTVVCGPGDIAQAHAPDEFIELDQIAACESFIDALIADLSEN comes from the coding sequence GTGCCAGCGACACCCGCCGACGCCACCATCACCGAGATCACGAATCTCATCACCTTTGACACGACGAGCCGGGACACGAACCTCCCGCTCATCGACCACGTCGAAGCCCGCCTCCAGGCCGCCGGCATCGAATCACGCCGGATCCCGAACCCGGAGGGTACGAAGGCGAACCTGCTCGCAACCATTCCCGCAGCCGACGGCACGACCACAGGCGGCATCGTCCTGTCCGGGCACACCGACGTCGTCCCCGTCGACGGCCAGGAATGGTCCTCGAACCCGTTTACCCCAGAGGTCCGCGACGAAAAGTTATATGCCCGCGGAAGCGCCGACATGAAGTCCTTCATCGGCGTCATCCTCTCCCGCCTAGAAGCGCTCAAATCCGCGAAGCTCAGCGAACCCATCCACCTCGCCTTCTCCTATGACGAAGAGATCGGCTGCGTGGGCGCCATCTCCCTCGTCGAGGCCATCACCGAGGAGGGCCTGGCGCCCCGCGGCTGCATCGTCGGCGAGCCCTCGAGCATGCGCGCCATCCGCGGCCACAAATCGATGAACGTCTTCCGCGTCGACTTCCATGGCGTCGCCGCCCACTCCTCGCTTACCCCCGAAGGCGTCAATGCCATCGCCTATGCCTCCGAATTCGTCGCCTTCGTCCACGCGGTCGCAGCCGAATTCCGAACCGAAGGGCCCTTCGACGAGGCCTACGTCGTGCCCTTCACCTCGGTTACGGCGAATACGTTCACCGGCGGCATCGCCGTGAACACCATCCCCGCCGAGGCGACCGTCCAGTTCGAGTTCCGATCTCTCGGTTCCGTGGACCGCGAGGCCCTCATCGAACGCTTCCGCGCCGAGGCTCAGCGTCTCGGTCGTGCGATGGCCGCCGAGAACGAGGCCGCCGGTGTCGACTTCACGATCGAAGCCGAAGCTCCCGGCTGCGAGACTCCGGCCGATGCGGACATCGTCTCGCTCGCCGCAAACTGGGGCGGGGTCGCCACTGATGACAAGGTCACCTACGGCACCGAGGCGGGACTGTTCTCTGAAGCCGGCATCCCGACCGTCGTCTGCGGTCCCGGAGACATCGCCCAGGCTCACGCTCCCGACGAGTTCATCGAACTCGACCAGATCGCCGCCTGCGAATCGTTTATCGACGCCCTCATCGCCGACCTCTCCGAGAACTGA
- a CDS encoding class I SAM-dependent methyltransferase yields MEYFENRERAESFGEVAHDYDAFRPKYPVALISAIMQAAAIGTDSRTDSSTSDRTSDAPRLLDVGSGTGILAAQLRSAGAEVLAVEPDDEMAAVARSKGLDVDVSTFEDWDPHGRTFDLVSFGQSFHWVDPLVALPKVRTVLRPGGILALAWNDIEPISELKTRLDAIAGRFHADGTTASLGSLACRGTAANPAAGANSTTAATVRKAEPVEHPALTQLRDAGFTPNEATFVENLRYSRHEWLSMVFTYSAQLTMDPVKRAVMREEMSAEIPNDGLDARNEALLVLAGV; encoded by the coding sequence ATGGAATACTTCGAGAATCGAGAACGTGCGGAATCCTTCGGCGAGGTGGCCCACGACTACGATGCCTTCCGGCCGAAGTACCCTGTTGCGCTCATCTCAGCGATCATGCAAGCGGCCGCAATTGGCACCGACTCCCGAACGGATTCCTCCACCAGCGATCGAACCTCGGATGCCCCGCGCCTCCTCGATGTCGGGTCTGGCACCGGCATTCTCGCGGCCCAGCTCCGGTCAGCAGGCGCTGAGGTCCTCGCCGTCGAACCGGATGACGAGATGGCTGCGGTCGCTCGGTCAAAAGGTCTCGATGTGGACGTTTCGACGTTCGAGGACTGGGACCCGCACGGCCGGACCTTCGATCTCGTCAGCTTCGGTCAGTCCTTCCACTGGGTCGATCCTCTGGTTGCTCTGCCGAAAGTTCGCACGGTGCTCCGCCCCGGTGGAATTCTGGCTCTGGCCTGGAACGATATCGAACCCATCAGTGAGCTGAAGACCCGTCTCGATGCGATCGCCGGTCGCTTTCATGCCGACGGCACAACCGCGAGCCTCGGTTCGCTGGCATGTCGGGGCACCGCAGCGAACCCAGCGGCGGGCGCGAACAGCACGACGGCTGCGACCGTGCGGAAGGCTGAACCCGTCGAACATCCGGCTCTCACGCAACTGCGGGATGCCGGTTTCACCCCGAATGAGGCCACTTTCGTCGAAAACCTCCGCTATTCACGGCATGAGTGGCTGTCGATGGTCTTCACCTACTCGGCTCAGCTGACGATGGATCCGGTGAAGAGAGCGGTCATGCGCGAAGAGATGTCCGCCGAAATCCCCAACGACGGTCTCGATGCGCGGAACGAGGCACTTCTCGTCCTCGCCGGGGTCTGA